The genomic region TTTCAAAGCATTTTATTAAATTATTGCGATATTATTTTCAGTATACTTTCGCACAGGGATTCCGCCGCTTTTTGCCTGTATTCCTCGGTATTCAGTTTTGCGAGTTCCCCGTCATTCGTCAAACATCCTATTTCCACGAGTACAGCCGGCATTTTTGTTTTTCTCAAAACTACGAAATTCGCCGTCCTTATTCCCAAATCATTGCTTCCCAGATTTTTTATCAGATCGTTATGAATAATTGTTGCATATTCCTTACCTTTATAACTGGTAGGGTAATAGAACGTCATCGTACCGTGCATGGATTTCATAAGGGCATTATGATGAATACTGATAAAGACGTCGGCCCCCCACTCATTGGCCATTTCCGCCCTTTCGTCCAGGCCGACAAACACATCGGTGGATCTTGTAAGTTTTACGTTAACCCCCTTTTCTTTCAACAACTTCTCAAGCCTTAACGTTATATCAAGGTTATACCATTTCTCATCCATTCCGTAAGTTGCCCCCGGATCAGAGCCCCCGTGGCCTGCATCCAGTACAACCAGTTTTCCGCTTGCCACAGGCGTTGTTGTATTGGCTGAATCAGGTCTTGAAACAGTACCCGAGCCTGTACTGTTTCCCGTGCCTGAACCTTTTCCGGCAACAGGTTCAATGATGACTTCGTCGCTGCTTCCTGTATAACTGATGCTGTACTGTACGTTACTGTTATTGCGGGCTATCGACAGATAACTGCTTTTACCGGAAGTCAGTGTCTGTACCGACTTTATTACACTGTCACCGATATCAAGCTGGCCAGTGCCCAGGTCGATAATCCCGTTCGGAAACACAAAGGTAAAAGTATTTGATTCATTATCGTCCTCAATGACTATGTCTTCTATGTTCTGCTGGATTTTTTCCCGTATACCTTGCCCGGTCAGTTTTATTATGAAACTGCCCAAATCACCGGTTAATGTTATATTTTTTATTCCTGAATAATATAGAGTTAAGGTTAACCTGTTACCGCTGACTTTCTCCTCAAAATTCACATTGTCAGGAATTTCAAGTACAATGCGTGCAGTTGATTTGTCGAACTGCCCTGTACGGATTTTTGTATAAAGAGCACCGTCAGGCGCGGAAGCTTCCCTTGATTCAATAACATTATCGTAAATATCCACTACCAACCTCGACGGGTTTGTCAGTCTGAAAATCTTATAATTTTTCAACGAGGCGGCATCTATAATAATTTTGTCGGAAGCTGCAGCATAAGAAACAGTTCCCGAACGCACTTCGCCTCCACGGCTTACAAGCTCGCCCGGTGAGGAGGTCGGAGAGGGCGTCGGTGTAGGCGTCACCGGTTTTGGGGTTGGGGTGGGCGTCACCGGTTTCGATGACGGCGTTGGTGTCGGTGACTGAGTTGCTGGTTTCGGCGTCGGAGTAGTAGTAATTACCTTGCCGTTCGCGGCTGTTATAATTATTTTTGTACCGGTATTTCCGTTTGAAGAAAGCACCCAGTTAAAATCGTCTTTTCCTGAAATGCGGATATTTACCTCACCGTACAGCTTATTCACTGATGAAATTATTCCGTAAACTATCGAGTTGCCCGGAAGAACTTCATTTCTGAATTTGTCATTCAGCGGCAACCGTATATGCAATATTTTTTCTATATCACGGTATTCCACTCTGTATTTGTCCGGATTGTTCTTTATTTCCTTTTCAAGGTTTACACCGTCAATCATGACGGTTATTGTGTCTCCGTCCACAGTATAGTGTAAAACACCTGTGCCGACTTCGGTTACTGCCGGCGTCGGCGTGGGGGTTGGCATAGGGGTCGGTGTCGGCGTTACGGTTGGTACCGGCGTGGGCGTTGCGGTCGGTGTTGGTTTCGGAGTTGGCGAAGGAGTTGGCGAAGGAGTTGGCGTTGACGTCGGAATCGGCGTAGGCGTAACAGAGACTTTCGGAGTTCCTTCAGGCTTTTGATTTACGTTTTCTGATGTGCCTGAAGACTTTATGGTAATCTTTATGCCGTTTGATACAACTTCCGCCGAGTATTGCGGATTCCGGTTAACTTCTATGACCACGCTGACTGTTTTATTTGCGGTATCAGCCTGTGCATAACGGATTTGCTGAACAGAACCCGAATAAACGTCCAGACTGCCGGGTTTGTCCACATTGGCATCCCCGAACTGGATGCATAGTCTGTAATACGGATTGCCATCTCCCGGATTTAAAACATACTGTTTAATTATCCTGTTTGCGGATGTTTCAATAAAAACAATTTCCTTGCCGTTTTCAGTATAGTATGTAATTTTGCTTACCTTTCCCGACAGCTTAGCTTCTTTTACTATTGCCGAATTTTCTTCGTTGTTTGTCCACTGGATTGCAATGGTTTTATTGCTGTCCTTTACAGATACGGTATAACCAAAATATCCCGCTGTTAAGGAAAGAGGAACCATGGTATTGCCGTTAACGGCAGCCACCGGCAAACTTGTATTCACTTTCACACCGTTTTGATAAATAGTCTGTTTGGCGATATTAAAATCCATTCTCTTAGAACCTTTCTGAACATACGCTGTCTGAGTGCTGCCGTCATACCCAACCGTCATTCCCAGATAATCCTGGAAAACTTCCCTTAAAGGTACATAAGCGACGCCTGAAACAACAATACAGGGAGTCTCTGTAGGAACCCAGATACCATTCAACTCAAGATTGTATATGTTTCCCTTATAGGTGGATTTCTGACCTGCAATGTCAACTATTATATCAAGGGAAAATGACAAACCAGTCAGCCATATGCAGACAGTCAGAATTAAAGCCAAAGATGCAATTAGTTTTTTTTTCATTTGTAATCCCCCAAACAGATTTTTATATATCTATTTTTCGTCATTTTTATATACATTTCTGATAACAAATTGGTTAATTTAACATAACAGTAATATTTCTTTACTAAATTTAAGAAAAAAGCAAACTAAAAGAAAAAAATCGACCGTGAAAATTATGCGAAAATATTTCATAAACACATTTTAATGCTTCAAAATGACGAAAAACCGCTCTGCATATAAAATCTTATCAGAAGATAAATAATGTTGCAATCCACGGGATTTCTCAATACTGCACTCATACCAATGGATCGTTATCTGACAAGTACCGGCAACTGGTTCTGACGACTTTCGTCCATTTCATTTGAGGGTGAAAATTTAAATTGTGATGCTGCATTGAAAATGCAAAAGTTTAGTCCCAGTGTGTGTATATGGGTTTCTTTTTATGATCGGATTCATTGTACGAGAAAATGCATCCGCAGTATTTTTGCAAATAATAGCCCCTTCTGTAGGCTTCATTCTTGCCTTGCCTGTAAAAAGGCCTGAAATCCTGGTAAACAAATTCGATCCCATATTTTTTACATGCAGTTTCGGCTATTCGCCTCACCTTCTCATGATCTTGCCACGGACTTATAAGAAGTGAGGTCGAAAATGCCTCAAATCCGTTTTCCGCAGCGGTTTTTGCAGCCTGGTTAATTCTGATTGAATAACAAAAGTTACAACGGCGTTCCTTTTTACCTTCAAGATTTTCTTTCCAGTAGTTAACCATAACCAAATCACTATAAATAACATGGATGTTTTCGTCCTCGGCAAGCGCCTTAACCGAATTTCTCCTGGCGTTGTTTTCTTCCGTGGGATGAATGTTCGGATTATAATAATAGCCCGTTATTAAGAAACCACCATCGTTTTTTAATTTCTGAATGACTCCCGTGGCGCACGGCGCACAGCATATATGAAGCAGCAGTTTTTTGTCTGACATATCGTTTTTCGCTTCCTTTCAATATTACTTATTTTCAACATATACATTGACGGCGGGTATCGCAATTTCAATCCCAAGCTCATTCAAAATATTCATAAGCTTTAAGTTTATGTCCTCCTTAACCGCAAGATAATCCCGATACTCCGCCGTTCTGGTGTAAAAAATTAAAAGAAGTTCCAGTCCGTTTGTTCCAAAGGCGTCCAAATATACATAAATTGACTCATTGTGTATGTCCGGATGGTTCTCAAGCATTTCTCTGATTCGCCTCAGCAATTGCTCAAGCTGTTTTGCTGTTGTGCCGTATTTTATTGGAAAACTGAATTTTACCCTTCTTCTGTCCCTGCGGGAACAGTTTATAATATTTGCTTTGGCTATTGTTGAATTGGGGATTGTCACAATGGTTTTATCGGGAGTGCGGATTCGTGTGCTTCTGAAACCTATGTCTTCCACAGTTCCCTCCATGCCGTCAAACTGAATATACTCACCAACATTAAATGGCTTGTCCAGCATTATTGCAAGTCCGCCAAACAAATTGGAAAGTGTTTCCTGAGCGGCAAGGGCAAACGCAAGACCTCCAAGTCCAAGCCCTGCCAATAATGCGCCGAGGTCATACTTCCATTCCTTTGCTATGACATTTATTGAAATCACTACTACAACGGCCTTGATCCCTTTGTTTATGACGGGTATCAAAATGTCATCCAAATGTGTATGGGTTTTTTTTGAAACCCTGTAAAACATACGCGCTATAATTTCCGCGGTGCGGTAAATCGCCCAGAATAATGAAAATATTATCAATGACCGTATTATATGCCCTGAAAAGGATTCATCCGTGACTTTAAAACCCAGAATCCTGGCTGAAAAATAAATGCTGATAATTAAAACCATTAATTTAACAGGTGGTTCTACGGCTACAATCAGTTCATCATCAATAACCCATTTTGTTCTGACCGAAAATTTTTTTATTAGCAGCGCTGCTGTATTTACCAAAATTTTGCGAACCGCAATGGTTAAAATAATAATTATACCCGCAACAGCAATTCGCCATATTTCAATATCCAGAAATTTATTCGAAAGAATATCGGAAAATCTTTCAATAACGGAATTCCACAATTCCATGCTCTGCCTCCTCTTTTTTCCGACGGAATTGTTCAGTTACCGAAATTTCTCACTCTTTCGGCCAGTTCGGTATGCTCATTGCATCCCAGTACTTCCTCGGGGTCTTCCCTGTTTTGCTCACTGAAAAGACCTCGTTTATATTTAACTTTAAGGATTCTTTCCACCGATTCATTAAGCCTGTCAAGGGTTATCAAGCCGTCAGCATATGCTTTTTTTATTCCTGAAAACGCAAGCTCAGGGTCTTCAGGCATCAGCAAAATATCCGCACCGGCGAGAAAAGCCTTTACAGCTGCTTCATCGGCCGTGTAATGGCTGGTTATGGCTTTCATGTTCAATGCATCGGTAATTATAAGTCCTTCAAACCCCAGTTCATTTCTGAGAATCTTTGTCAAAATCTCGGCTTTAAGTGTCGCGGGTACATTCTCACCGGGGATATTCGGCGTTAATATGTGAGCGGTCATAATACCGTCAGCACCTTCCCTGATACCGGCAATAAACGGCAAAAGCTCTGTGCTGAACAGCCGTTCCCTTGTATGGCTCACGACAGCCGTCCCGTAATGTGTGTCAGTGCCGGTATCGCCATGGCCGGGAAAATGCTTTAAAACCGCAGAAACTGAACGGCCTTGGATACCGTTAACAGCGGCCGCGACCATTGAACTGACCTCTTCCGGATCATTTCCGTAGGCCCTCGGACCGATAACGGGATTATCAGGATTGGTATTTACGTCAGCAACGGGTGCAAAATTCATATTAAAGCCCAGAGATGCGATTTCTCTGGCTATTGCTGAAGCTACCTGCCTAGCAATATCGGGATTTCCGGTTTTTCCTATTTCCGAATTACCTGGAAAAACCGTTGCATGCATGGCTGAACTCTTCGTTATACGGCTAACCGTTCCGCCTTCCTCATCAACAGCAACAAAAAGGGGAATTTCAGAAAGCTTTTGGAGTTCATCTATAAGTTTGGTGGTCTGGGAAATGGTTTTTATATTTTCGGCGAAAAGTATGACTCCGCCCGGTTTATACGTCTTTACAGCATTTTCAATGTTTTCGTTTATTTCAAGTGCCACATTGGTTGCGTCGAGATTTCTCATGGACAGGATAAAAAGCTGACCGATTTTTTCATCAATTGTCATGTTTTCCAATATTGTTTTGACAGGATCGGCTTCAACCGGTTCAGGAGCAGGCGACACAGTATAAATAATTTCGCCGTCGGTTTTGCTCTCGTTTTCAGTCGGAAAATTTTCATGTTCATTATGTTTACTGCAGGCTGTGGCAAAAAATAAAAATACTGCAAGCAAAATTGCCCGTTTTCTCATATGTTATCATTCCTGTTTCTGCAAAAAATGCTTTAACGCCCATTCCAGTTCTTCGGTGTTAACCCAGGTATCCCTGCATGGGCCGTGGGGTCTTTTGTTAATTATACCGTAAACGGGGATTTTTTTCACATCAATAATCCCTGACGCTAGATCTCTTTCGCAGGCAACGGCCACAACAAGGTCAGGCTTTAAGTCCTTTATGGCTTTTCGCGCAGAGGTTCCTCCAGTGGCAATCGCTATATTGACTCTGAACTTCCTGACCAAATCCTTTATTTTTCCGAGGGTACACCTGCAACACTGCCTGCATTCATTAAGCCCTTCACGGATGCGATGAGCACATTCCGACCATTGCAGGCAATGAGGCAGTATAACAAGCAGTTTCTCAGGCAATACTTTTTTGTCAAGGGATAAAACATATTTGTTGTTTGCCTTTATGAAAACTTTTCGTATTTCATCCTTCCTGTAACTGAAAACGTCGCTTACGAACAGCAAAAAAGGCATATAAACTCTTAACGCGACGTTCATGAAAAACCGGGTGAAAGCGCCGTTATTTTTTTTGTCACTTTTCCGGTCGTTAACAAGGCTTGTGTTAACGGTAAAAAATCCAGCCAAAAGCAATGCCAATACAATAAAAAGTAAAAATGCGGTACAGACAAAAATAATTTTAAAAAACTCGGCACCCAGGAATACCGCAGAAGTCAATATTGATGCAGAAAGCACAAAAAAAACCAAAATAACGCCTAATGAAAGGTTTCTAAAGTGGCTGTTCCTGTTCAAATCGATCCCCCGGTTTGATTTCATGTCCGCACAAATATTGCTCCACTGTCATCCTTTTGCCGTTGTCACACTGAATTTCCAAAACATTAACCGCACCTTTCCCCGCCTGTACCGTAATAAAACTTTTCCCCACCTCTATTATTGTTCCCGGCTTATTACCCGATATTAGTCCAGCATCCCGCACTTTTGTTTTCCAGATACGCATCCGCTTGCCGTTAAGGTATGAATATGCCCCGGGCCATGGATCGGTACCGCGTACCAGGTTATGTATGGCCGTGGCATCTGCATCCCAGTTTATTCTGCCCGTTTCACGGACAATACGTGGAGCATACGTGGCTTCTGCCTCATTCTGCGGTATAGGTGTAATGGTTCCCTTTTCAATCCGGCGGATTGTTTCAAGCAACAGTTCGGCTCCGATTATGGACATCTTATCGTGAAGTTGTCCTGCTGTCATGTCATCATCAATTGGAATTTCCCTTGAGAGCAGTATGTCCCCTGCATCCATTTTCAGAACCGTCAGCATTGTTGTTACGCCTGTTGTTTTTTCACCGTTTATTATTGCCCATTGAATCGGGGCGGCGCCACGGTACTTCGGAAGTAACGAGCCATGGACGTTAACGGTTCCGTATTTTGGGATATCCAATACCTTCTGGGTTAAAAACTGTCCAAAAGCGCATGTTACAAAAAGGTCAGGGGCCATTTCCTTAAGTTGCTGAACCGAATCGCTGCTTCCTATTTTTTCAGGCTGCATTACAGGTATATTATATTTAAGTGCACATTCCTTTACCGGAGAAAATGAAACCTTGTATCCTCTTCCTCTTGGCTTGTCGGGCTGCGTTACCACGGCTACGACATCCATTCCGTTATTAATCAAAATTTCAAGGCTTGGAACGGCAAATTCGGGTGTCCCCATGAAAACAATCCTCATATCAACACCTTCTCTTTAATTTTCATTGTCCATATCTACATACCGTATTACTTTATCCTCAAACAGTATTCCGTCAAGATGATCCATTTCATGGCACAATGCCCGTGCAAGCAGGCCCGTCCCTTCGATTGTGAAGGATTCACCTTTCCTGTTAAGAGCCTTTACAACCACGCGTTCCGGTCGCTTCACTTCTCCGTATACCCCGGGGATACTCAGGCAACCTTCAATATCCACAACCTGTTCGGCCGATTCTTCGATTTTTTCCGGGTTAATCAGGACAATCGGCCCTTCGCCGACGTCTATGACGCATATTCTTTTAAGAACGCCAACCTGCGGCGCGGCAAGACCTACTCCGTTCGCGTCATACATTGTGTCGAGCATGTCATCGATCAGTTCATTTATTCTGTCGTTTATTTCCTTTACAGGTTTACTCTTTTTTCTTAAAATTTCATCACCTTTTTTACGAATTTGTCTAATTGCCATTAAGTTGCCTCCCAACGAAAATAATTTTGCTTAAAACATAATATTATTTACCCCGCAATGATGTCATTATATCATACTATACGGATTAATATCCACCGAAACGGTCCATTCTTTTTTCCGTGAATTGTTATATTTATCGTAGATCCATTCAAGAATATTTGTCATGTTTTTAATCCTCGGATGTTTCAGAACGATGCGCCACCGGTACTGATTCCTGAGTTTTGCCAGTGGTGACGGGGCAGGATCGGAAACAAACATCCCTTCATTCAGGTTCATGTTATTTATTATATCTGAATGGATTTTTTTTATAATTTCCATAGCTGCTTCGCTTTTTTTCGATGAAACCTGAACCAATCCCAGCTGGTAAAAAGGTGGAAGTTTCAGCATTTTGCGAAGTGCGATCTCCTGCCTGTAGAATTCTTTATAATCCTGCTTTATTGCAGCCTGGATGCTGAAATTGTCGGGATTATACGTTTGAAGGACGACTCTGCCGTGCCTGCCTGCCCGCCCGGCTCTTCCCGCTGCCTGTGTTATGAGTTGGAATGTTCTTTCGGTCGCTTTATAATCTCCGCTGCCGAGGAGACTGTCCGCCGAAAGTATGCCTACCAGTGTAACATCAGGAAAATCATGCCCCTTGGCTATCATCTGCGTTCCCACCAGTACGTCAATTTTGTTGTTTCTGAAGGTATCAAGGATTTTTTCGTGACCGCGTTTACCGGTGGTGGTATCCATATCCATACGGATTACCGATATGTCGGAACGAATTTGAGGGATCTGCTCCTCCACTTTTTGAGTCCCGATACCATGAAGATCAATGTTATTACTTTTGCATTCCGGACAAACCGATGGTTTTGCCGTTACAAAACTGCAGTAATGGCATACCAGTTTCTTTTCCGCCTGATGGTAGGTAAGCGAAACACTGCAGTAAGGGCATAATACTATATACCCGCAGTTTCTGCATTGTACGAAATTTGAATATCCCCTTCTGTTAATAAAAATTATGGACTGCTCGCCTGCTTCCTTGTTTTTTATAAGTTCACGGGTAAGAACAGTACTTATTCCGTTCTTTGAGCCCATGTCAGGTTCCTTCCTCATGTCCACAGTAATAATTTCGGGAAGCGGCAGATTGTTCGTTCTTTCATTCATTTCAACAAGTTTTATTTTTCCGGTTCTGGCTCTGTAATAATTTTCTATCGACGGTGTTGCTGAACCGTAGATGAGAAGGGCATTGTTGTATCTGCATCTGAATGTGGCTATGCCTCTTGCATCATATTTGGGAGTTCTGTCGGATTTATAGGATGTTTCATGTTCCTCGTCTATAACGATAATTCCAATATTGTCCAAAGGCGCAAAAACAGCAGAACGCGCTCCGATAACCACTCTGGCTTCCCCGTTTTTAATTCTCCGCCACTGATCAAAACGCTCGCCTATTGAAAGACGGCTGTGGAGCAGTGCAATCTGATTTCCGAACCTTCCTTTGAAGCGGCGTACGGTCTGAGGAGTAAGCCCGATTTCAGGCACTAATAAAATAGCGTTTTTTCCCTTTTCAATGGTCTTGGCTATGGCCTGCATGTAAACTTCAGTTTTTCCACTGCCTGTTACGCCGTGGAGCAGAATCTCCTGAAATCCCCCTGTTTCCATGGCTTCGTAAATAATGTCGAGGGCTTTTTTCTGGGATGGTGTGGGCGGCAAGGGGAGTGTTTCAGGAGCGTCGTCATATTCAAACGGATTCCGTTCAACTTCAGCGTCATAAAAGGCAATATATCCCTTTTTTTTCATGTTATTAAGTGTGTTCTGGGAAAAACCCAGAGCGTTAAGTTCGGCCACGGATATGCTTCCTTCTTCGTAAAGTATTTCCATGATACGTATATAATTCAGATTTTTAACGTTGTTATTTTCTACCAATTCCCAGAATTCTTCCTCATCCATCGCAGGACATGCGTTTTTTTCAGTTTTGGCCCTGGCTTTCATTTGGACATGGCTTTTTATTCTTACAACATTTTTTTCTATAAGCTGATTAAGAATTTTTCTTACAGGTCTGTTGACAATTTGCGTAAGATCTTCCACCGATATTTTTCCGTTGTTGTCAGACAATACTTTAATAATTTCCTGTTCATCCCTGTCAAGGTCTACCCGGTCAGCTGACATAAGTATAACATCTTCCCGGAATAACAGCCCAAGTCCGGTGGGAAGCATGCATCTTATAGCCATATCATAGGTGCATACATACCTTTTTCTCATATATTTGCTTAATTCTATAAGTTCATCTGACAAAACGGGAGTTTCGTCAATAATCTGGGAAATTTCCTTTAAACCTGAAAATTCGCTTGTTTCCTTTACAGCCATTACAAAAGCTTCACACAGCCTGTTCCCTTTCCCGAACGGAACAATAACACGAACTCCCGGTCTGATACAGTCTTTCATATTGTCCGGGACGATATAATCATAAAATTTGTCAAATTCCCTTGTGCTGTTTTGTATCACAACCGACACGTACACTTTTTATACACCTCTGTACATTCTCAGTTTATTTTACATTATTGAATAAATGTTTGAAAGTACAGGGTCAAAATAAAAAAGCCTGTTTGAAACAGGCCGAAAAAAATGCAAATATTGAAATATTAAATGTCTGTTACAGAGCGTACTCTTTTGTAATAAAGTCAGGAATATCCTTAATGTTTCCGCTAATGGAAAATACAAGGCGTATGTTAAACTTATCATGAAGTTCCTTAATTTTTTCAAAGAAAAGCTGATAGTCGGGATTGGGTTCGGCTATCAGATCCAGCCTGTCTATATATAAGGCTGCAATATCGTAGTCTGAGGCAATCAAACCACAGATAAAACCATAGAATGAACTGAGATTTTCAATATTGAACTCTTTTATATTAACAAAACGGATTTCATGCCTTAATGCCGTTATGAGTTCATCGTCACTGTCGATGAAAATCACATGTCCGTGTATGTTGTCAACTATACTGTGGGCGTCTTCTATTAAATATTTCGTTTTTCCGACGCCTTTTGTTCCAAATACTACTTTTATCACAAAATATCTTCCCCTTTAGGCATATATTTCAATTCTTATCTGTTTTAGCTTTCCCTGTTTGACTTGCGTGCATTGTTGTTTTCCTTAAGGTGTTCCATTTTCGATATGGAAACTTCGTAAGCTGTCCTTTCTTCTACAGTACCGTCAGGCAATTTTTTCTGATAGTTCCGACTCTGAATCCTTCCCCAAATTCTGATATTGTCACCAATTTCAAAATTACTCGCATACCTGGCATTGCGACCCCATGCAATACACGGTATGTAGTCCGACTTGTTGTATGCGCGGTTCACAGCCAGAAGAATATCAGCGATTTCACGTCCGAAAGGCGTAGTTCTGTAGACAGGTTTTTTACAGATAAAACCATTTAAGTAAATGCTGTTCGTTACTTTGACATCTTCACCGGGTTCAAAAACTGCAATGTCTCTGGCGAAGACAGTTAACAGAAGTTTACGGCCTCCTTCTCCGCTGTAGTTGTTATAACTTCTGAATTGCCCGTCCACAGCAACCATTTTCCCTACCTCGAATTTTTCCAGAGGCAGTAAACGTTCTGAAAACATTACAGGAATGTAATCGTATGTATTGCTGAGTCTGGGAACTTCTACTGTGAAAGTATAGAACCCTTCACCATAAACTTCATGACTGAATTCAGGCTTTGATATTATGGTTCCGGACAAACTGGCACTATTGTTATCCATAATATTACCGGGCATGGATAAACCCCACTCCTCTCTGTCTTTCGTGTCTAAAACTAAATTCATCTCATGTTAGCTTATTCCACAAAATATGTTTTTAGAAGTTTTATTTTTATTTTTATTTTAAGAGTTTTAAAA from Thermoclostridium stercorarium subsp. stercorarium DSM 8532 harbors:
- a CDS encoding N-acetylmuramoyl-L-alanine amidase is translated as MKKKLIASLALILTVCIWLTGLSFSLDIIVDIAGQKSTYKGNIYNLELNGIWVPTETPCIVVSGVAYVPLREVFQDYLGMTVGYDGSTQTAYVQKGSKRMDFNIAKQTIYQNGVKVNTSLPVAAVNGNTMVPLSLTAGYFGYTVSVKDSNKTIAIQWTNNEENSAIVKEAKLSGKVSKITYYTENGKEIVFIETSANRIIKQYVLNPGDGNPYYRLCIQFGDANVDKPGSLDVYSGSVQQIRYAQADTANKTVSVVIEVNRNPQYSAEVVSNGIKITIKSSGTSENVNQKPEGTPKVSVTPTPIPTSTPTPSPTPSPTPKPTPTATPTPVPTVTPTPTPMPTPTPTPAVTEVGTGVLHYTVDGDTITVMIDGVNLEKEIKNNPDKYRVEYRDIEKILHIRLPLNDKFRNEVLPGNSIVYGIISSVNKLYGEVNIRISGKDDFNWVLSSNGNTGTKIIITAANGKVITTTPTPKPATQSPTPTPSSKPVTPTPTPKPVTPTPTPSPTSSPGELVSRGGEVRSGTVSYAAASDKIIIDAASLKNYKIFRLTNPSRLVVDIYDNVIESREASAPDGALYTKIRTGQFDKSTARIVLEIPDNVNFEEKVSGNRLTLTLYYSGIKNITLTGDLGSFIIKLTGQGIREKIQQNIEDIVIEDDNESNTFTFVFPNGIIDLGTGQLDIGDSVIKSVQTLTSGKSSYLSIARNNSNVQYSISYTGSSDEVIIEPVAGKGSGTGNSTGSGTVSRPDSANTTTPVASGKLVVLDAGHGGSDPGATYGMDEKWYNLDITLRLEKLLKEKGVNVKLTRSTDVFVGLDERAEMANEWGADVFISIHHNALMKSMHGTMTFYYPTSYKGKEYATIIHNDLIKNLGSNDLGIRTANFVVLRKTKMPAVLVEIGCLTNDGELAKLNTEEYRQKAAESLCESILKIISQ
- a CDS encoding epoxyqueuosine reductase QueH; this encodes MSDKKLLLHICCAPCATGVIQKLKNDGGFLITGYYYNPNIHPTEENNARRNSVKALAEDENIHVIYSDLVMVNYWKENLEGKKERRCNFCYSIRINQAAKTAAENGFEAFSTSLLISPWQDHEKVRRIAETACKKYGIEFVYQDFRPFYRQGKNEAYRRGYYLQKYCGCIFSYNESDHKKKPIYTHWD
- a CDS encoding mechanosensitive ion channel family protein, encoding MELWNSVIERFSDILSNKFLDIEIWRIAVAGIIIILTIAVRKILVNTAALLIKKFSVRTKWVIDDELIVAVEPPVKLMVLIISIYFSARILGFKVTDESFSGHIIRSLIIFSLFWAIYRTAEIIARMFYRVSKKTHTHLDDILIPVINKGIKAVVVVISINVIAKEWKYDLGALLAGLGLGGLAFALAAQETLSNLFGGLAIMLDKPFNVGEYIQFDGMEGTVEDIGFRSTRIRTPDKTIVTIPNSTIAKANIINCSRRDRRRVKFSFPIKYGTTAKQLEQLLRRIREMLENHPDIHNESIYVYLDAFGTNGLELLLIFYTRTAEYRDYLAVKEDINLKLMNILNELGIEIAIPAVNVYVENK
- a CDS encoding glycoside hydrolase family 3 protein, translated to MRKRAILLAVFLFFATACSKHNEHENFPTENESKTDGEIIYTVSPAPEPVEADPVKTILENMTIDEKIGQLFILSMRNLDATNVALEINENIENAVKTYKPGGVILFAENIKTISQTTKLIDELQKLSEIPLFVAVDEEGGTVSRITKSSAMHATVFPGNSEIGKTGNPDIARQVASAIAREIASLGFNMNFAPVADVNTNPDNPVIGPRAYGNDPEEVSSMVAAAVNGIQGRSVSAVLKHFPGHGDTGTDTHYGTAVVSHTRERLFSTELLPFIAGIREGADGIMTAHILTPNIPGENVPATLKAEILTKILRNELGFEGLIITDALNMKAITSHYTADEAAVKAFLAGADILLMPEDPELAFSGIKKAYADGLITLDRLNESVERILKVKYKRGLFSEQNREDPEEVLGCNEHTELAERVRNFGN
- a CDS encoding DUF116 domain-containing protein, yielding MNRNSHFRNLSLGVILVFFVLSASILTSAVFLGAEFFKIIFVCTAFLLFIVLALLLAGFFTVNTSLVNDRKSDKKNNGAFTRFFMNVALRVYMPFLLFVSDVFSYRKDEIRKVFIKANNKYVLSLDKKVLPEKLLVILPHCLQWSECAHRIREGLNECRQCCRCTLGKIKDLVRKFRVNIAIATGGTSARKAIKDLKPDLVVAVACERDLASGIIDVKKIPVYGIINKRPHGPCRDTWVNTEELEWALKHFLQKQE
- the fmt gene encoding methionyl-tRNA formyltransferase, whose amino-acid sequence is MRIVFMGTPEFAVPSLEILINNGMDVVAVVTQPDKPRGRGYKVSFSPVKECALKYNIPVMQPEKIGSSDSVQQLKEMAPDLFVTCAFGQFLTQKVLDIPKYGTVNVHGSLLPKYRGAAPIQWAIINGEKTTGVTTMLTVLKMDAGDILLSREIPIDDDMTAGQLHDKMSIIGAELLLETIRRIEKGTITPIPQNEAEATYAPRIVRETGRINWDADATAIHNLVRGTDPWPGAYSYLNGKRMRIWKTKVRDAGLISGNKPGTIIEVGKSFITVQAGKGAVNVLEIQCDNGKRMTVEQYLCGHEIKPGDRFEQEQPL
- the def gene encoding peptide deformylase — translated: MAIRQIRKKGDEILRKKSKPVKEINDRINELIDDMLDTMYDANGVGLAAPQVGVLKRICVIDVGEGPIVLINPEKIEESAEQVVDIEGCLSIPGVYGEVKRPERVVVKALNRKGESFTIEGTGLLARALCHEMDHLDGILFEDKVIRYVDMDNEN